The segment AAGTGACGAAATTGAATTTAACATTGATAAAAATTGACCAATCGTAAAGaatgaaagtttcgggttgtcacaaataccTCTTtagtgaatgtttttttttttttttttttttttgaaaagttaaaaattattgaaatttttgggatgttacacagtgtATTCATTTAAACATCTCAGTCAAGGTTGTCAAAATTGTGATCTTGATTTTAGGATCGTACGATCGTAGCTATAAAAAATGAATCAGATTGTATACGAATTGTATTTAGGGTAGGATCATTGGTAAGATCGTAGGATCGTAGAATCGGGATCCGATCTGATCCGATCCTACCTTcgtttgattttttttgaaaaacattaaTTTACAACTTTATGTATTTTAACATTTACCAGTTTATCGTTTATCATTTTGTGTTGTGAGTTGTGACtaattttttgaagtttttatgacTTTTGAACAAAAAACTGAATGTTTAAtatatttttcgtgtttaagattagaagttataattatgttttactttgtgggatcttaggatcCTTGTCCCGATCTTACAATCCCgatcttgcaaacccaaaaaAGTTCCTATGTATGACCTTGATCTTGATAACATTGATCTCAGTATACATACAACACGAGTGACGTGGCATGAAGGCCACATCATTCATACTAGCCCCTAGTTGGTATGGAGAAATGTTCATTTCTTGAGACAAATATGAGAACAAGAGTAAGTTTTTCAAGGGAAAAAAAGCATGACAACAAGGGTTAAAAAAATTAACCTAAACTTTTTAACCAATTTACTTATAAATACTACCACTTCACTTAATTTTTTTATGCTAGTATTTTCTCTCACTACTACAcaccaagatatatatatatatatatatatatatatatatatatatatatatatatatatatatatatatatatatatatatatatatatatatatatatatatatatatatatatatatatatatatatatatatacacaccaaCTTACTCTCCCACCATAGCACATTATCACAATACTCCACCAATGAAGTGAAACCAAAATCTTGATGGACCGTTTTCCTTAAGACACTACCTCCCAGTCAATTTTTGAATTTAGATTCACCACAAATGTGGCTTTTTGAACTTGCTACAAAGCTCCCATATCTCACTACACAATATTTTTCAACAACCTTTCCAACAATAATCTTTTCCAATAACCAACATCGGAATCTCATAATGTAGTTTCTAAAACACAATTTGGTGAACCGAGACcatcaaagaaaaaaaagggtAAAACAAAAACTAGTCAAATAGCCCTAATGACTTGggaggaaaaaaaaaaagaaaccatTTTAACTAAGGCTTGGATTTTGGTTTCCCAAGACCTAGTCAAAGTAAATGCTCAAATGGGATATATATCTTTTAGGAATCTATTCTAAACATCTTCCATGGAATATAAGCAAATGAGTTTATATGAATAATGACAGGATTTCGTCAAAATGGCGTGATATgaacttaaaaataaataaattcgaCGGAATTTACAACAATCTCAAGAACCCACATAAAACTAGGAGCACGACTTCGAAGTATCTACGGTGGTGCTTATGCAATACCAAGAATCTCAAGGAACCCATAAACCTTTTCCCCACACCAATGCTTGGTATGATTTGAAGAAAGTTCCAAAATGCCACTAGCCGCAATGGAATCTATGTCTCTTGTTTCTTCTCATATTTAGCTTTTCCCATTGTTGGGTGGTTTGAAGTTCCGACAAAAGTGGACTAAACATAAAGGATACTACCAAAGGCTTTGGGCCTCATGTATTTATATACTGCTAAAAATATTCTCATTTTAAACACCACAATAAAATAATACtatattttttcaaaattaaacaccGATAGTTGTGATCGatttcgaaataaaaacaaataacttCGCCAATAGCAGCTATCATTGTCAATGGAAGCCACCACTCAATCTCCACAGCCGTCACTCTCCTTACCATGGAAAACACGTATTGCTCTTTCCCTCCACTTCACTGTCACTAACGCATTTCTCCGAAAAAACGGCACCATCAACCGTCGTCTTCTTAACTTAATCGACTTCCGGAATCCACCGACATTACAACCAATCAACGGCGTAGCGTCACACGACGTCGTTGTAGATAAAGCTCGTAATCTCTGGTTCCGAGTCTACGTACCTACAGAACTCGCCGGTGAAGAACTCCCTGTGATTGTGTATTTTCATGGAGGCGGATTTGTCTTCCTCTCCCCCGATGCTCTTCCTTACGACACCATGTGCCGTCGGTTAGCGACAAAAGTACCAGCTGTTATTGTTTCTGTAAACTACCGGCTTGCGCCTGAGCATCGGTATCCATCACAACATGATGATTGCTTCGATGTGCTTAAGTTTCTCGATGATGAAGAAAACAAGTCTAAATCGCTGCCGGAAAATGCGAATCTGTTGCGTTGCTTTATTGTTGGAGATAGCGCCGGTGGGAATATAGCTCATCATGTTGCTCAACGAGCCTGTGAATTCAACTTCCAAAGATTTAAGGTATATTAATCAATTATCGATGTACTATATATACTGTCATTATTTGCAATTTCATAAAGCGATCTTCTGTTGATCGTTGTTTTTCCCTTTTTTCTTGAAGGTGATCGGAGTTGTAGCGATTCAACCGTTCTTTGGCGGCGAGGAGCGAACAGATTCAGAGATCCGCCTAGCCGGAACACCACTAGTTTCCATAGAGCGAAACGATTGGGTTTGGAAGGCGTTTTTGCCAGAAGGAGAAGGGCTCAATCGGGACCACCCAATCATCAACGTTAGCGGCCCAAAGGCGGTGAACATATCGGAATTAAAATTGCCGCCGGTCATGCTGGTGGTTGGCGGTTGCGATGCCCTACAGGACTGGCAAAAAAGGTACTATGAGTGGCTGAAAAAGTCAGGGAAAGAAGTGTATTTGTTTGAGTACCCAAACATGTGCCATGCTTTCTATATCTCCCCAGAATTGTCTGAATCTGTACAGCTTATTACCCAAGTGAAAGACTTCATTCAAAAGATATCGAGTAATGATGCCACTAAATTCACAAATTAAAACTTTGATTAATAATTCGTTTTATTACATATGCATAAATAGTTGTACCAAATGGACATTATATTGTACGATTTGAGCGTACAATCTTTAGATTgatgttggtttttttttttcgaatAAAAATGTTGAattttgtgtttatggttttggtgtTTTAGAAAATAGAAAAAGTTACGTAAATAGTCTATATGGTTTATCAGATATCACAAATTCAGTCATTGCTAATTTTTTTAGCAAATATTTTCCCTACAATTATAAAAACTTGTATGAATAGTCGTTTTTGGCTTTTTGCTAACAACGTTAGTTTTGGTCAATAGGTATGAGAGTAATTTCGTCTTTTCAAATTGTACGGATTGAGTTTGTCATCATGAATAACCCATATGACAATTTATATAGTTTTGTCAATTTTTATGTTTATGAGGTTGTGATTTTCCATATTTTTAGGTCAATGTGACTCGTTACTTTGAACTTTATAAAACTATATAAACTATAAGGGTAAACAtgaaaatttagaaaataaaatgatagaaaataacattttataaagttcAAAGTGAAAGGGTCCACGTAACATTTTAAAAAGTAAATTATGGAAAAGCCATAAACTCATTTACATCAAATATAGTCAAAACTACATAAATTGTCTTTATGGTTTACTGATGATCACAAACTCATTCCATTCAACCTGAAAAGACGAAATTACCCTCATACTAACCGACCAAAACAAATAATGTTAACAAAAAGAACTATTCATGCAAGTTTTGGAAACTATAGGAACCatgtttgtcaaaaaaaaaaaagtaagaacCGAGTTTATGATTTTTGGTAAAATACAGGGACCACTATATAATTTTGTCTAGAAAATTTGATAACTTATACCATGGTTGAAAATGTTGGATTTGACACTCCTAATCACGCAAACTTATTAAATTGTGAGTATTCCTTGTGGCACATGCAAGATAGCAAGTATTTGGAGTACCTAAAGATGACAATAAAATTGATTTGGTATGTCAAACCATTTTATGGATCAAACTACAATTTTGGTCTAGTTGTTTTCGCACAACCGATTGGTATGGAAATCTGCCAAAAAAACCGGTTTACgtttttttcataaaattgaCATTGTTTTcacataacttatttggtataccAATTGGAATGTCTAGATTGATGTCGAAAATATGCACTCAAACATGTTTTAATCTTATAATTTTCATTATCACATAACAAATTATTCACTACCACGGGTTAAATCCGTCTCTAATTCGTGTGTGAATCATTTTGCGATGGATTTGCAATTTGAAAAGAAATCAGTCATGTATTGTATGGTGGTTAAATTTTAGTGACCGAATTTTAGCAACCGACTCTTCTACTTCAACGATGGATATCTCTGTTGCTGGAAAATTTGGGTTTAACCATTTTCTTGTAGTGGAGTTTTTCCAATTTTAAACACAAATTCAGAACATCGTTTATTATGGAAATGGAT is part of the Lactuca sativa cultivar Salinas chromosome 7, Lsat_Salinas_v11, whole genome shotgun sequence genome and harbors:
- the LOC111881684 gene encoding probable carboxylesterase 18, yielding MEATTQSPQPSLSLPWKTRIALSLHFTVTNAFLRKNGTINRRLLNLIDFRNPPTLQPINGVASHDVVVDKARNLWFRVYVPTELAGEELPVIVYFHGGGFVFLSPDALPYDTMCRRLATKVPAVIVSVNYRLAPEHRYPSQHDDCFDVLKFLDDEENKSKSLPENANLLRCFIVGDSAGGNIAHHVAQRACEFNFQRFKVIGVVAIQPFFGGEERTDSEIRLAGTPLVSIERNDWVWKAFLPEGEGLNRDHPIINVSGPKAVNISELKLPPVMLVVGGCDALQDWQKRYYEWLKKSGKEVYLFEYPNMCHAFYISPELSESVQLITQVKDFIQKISSNDATKFTN